Within the Gammaproteobacteria bacterium genome, the region TCATGAGTGGATTTACTTTCCCGCTCTGCCAGTTAGGTCAAGGTAAAGCACCACCGAATAACGCGAATGATGCGGTTCGTTCCTCACCGCATCCTACGTGGATCACGGTCACCACGATGGGATCTAATAACTAGCACACGTCGCAGATTGAGACGCAATTGTTTTAGCGACGTACCCGAATAATACGTAAAACATCGGGAAGGCCACGCACCCTGCGAATAATGCGGGCAAGATGGTGACGGTCGCGCACCGAAAGTGTGAAATGCAGAGTAGAGCTTTGCCCATCGCGGTCTTCCATGTCGATATTTTCAATGTTGCAATCATATTCGGCGATGTGGGTAGCGATGGTCGCCAACACTCCGCGCCGATTCACGACAGCTACCTTGATCTCTACGGCAAAAGGCCGTTCAATTGATTCCTCCCAGGCCACATCGATCCAACGCTCAGGGCGATTACGATAGTTGGCCACGGTTTTACAGAGGCTGGTGTGGACCACAATACCGCGACCAGCAGTGACAAACCCCATAATCGGGTCACCAGGAATTGGCCGACAACATTTGCCATAGGTAACCACCATGCCCTCGGTTCCCCTAATGACAAGCGGATTCGGCGAGGCCTTCGGCTCAATACTCATCCCCTCTCCTCGCACCACACCTTGGGTAAGACGACGTGCCACTAAGACCGCCGGACGTTTGCCAAAACCAATCGCCTCCATTAGGGCGTCCTCGCTATCCATGGAGAGTTCCTTGAGTAGCGCGGCCATAGTTTCTGCGGGGATCTCGGCGAGGGTCAGCGATAGATCGGTAACAGCCTTTTCCAACATCCGTTGCCCCAAGCTAACCGCTTCACCGTGTTCCAGATTCTTCAGGTAATGGCGAATGTTAGACCGCGCCTTGGCGGTAACTACAAAATTGAGCCAGCTTGGATTGGGTCGAGCGGTGTCGGCAACGATAATCTCCACCTGTTGACCACTCATCAGCACGGTACTTAGCGGCGCAATTCGGTGATCAATCTTGGCGGATAGGCAGCGATTACCAACATCCGAATGGACGGCATAGGCAAAATCTACTGGGGTGGCCCCGCGTGGTAGCTCCATAATATGGCCACGGGGAGTAAAGATATAGACCTCATCCGGGAAGAGGTCGATCTTCATGTTCTCGATAAATTCAATAGAATTTCCGGAACTCTTCTGGATCTCTAATAGGCCCCGTAGCCATTTCCGCACCTTTTTCTCAGCGCGATTGGCAACCACCTCACCAGTTTTGTAGAGCCAATGCGCGGCAATTCCCACATCGGCAACCTTGGCCATATCCTCGGTACGAATCTGAATCTCTAGGTGAACCCCATAGGGTCCGACCACCGTAGTATGGAGCGATTGGTAGCCATTGGCCTTGGGCATCGCAATATAATCCTTGAATCTGCCCGGCACTGGCTGATAAAGATTGTGAGTCGCTCCCAGAACCCGATAACAGGTATCCACACGATCGACAATAATGCGAAAGGCGTAAAGATCGCGCACGTCGGAAAAGGAAACGCCTTTGGCGCGCATTTTCTGATAAATGCTATAGATGTGTTTCTCCCGCCCAATGACTCGGGCCGGCATACCTTCTTCGGTTAGACGACGCGACAGGGCGTTCTCGATCTTCTCGGTAATCTCACGACGGTCACGACGCGCCTTGCGCACTCGTTCCGTAAGCACACGATAGCGAAATGGATACAGGGCGGCAAAACCAAGATCCTCAAGTTCGAGGCGGATATTATTGATCCCCAAACGATGGGCAATGGGGGCGAAGATCTCCAGCGTTTCACGCGCAATGATGCGGCGTTTTTCGGGAGGCATGGCCTCCAGGGTACGCATATTGTGGAGGCGATCGGCCAATTTGATGAGGATGACGCGAACATCGCGCGCCATCGCCATGATCATCTTGCGAAAGTTTTCGGCCTGGGCCTCGGCCCGTGATTCGGATTTGATCTGGGTAAGTTTACTCACCCCATCAACCAATTCCGCCACCTCGTGACCGAATTCCTCGGTCAAGTGCTCCTTGGTGATCCCGGTATCTTCGATGACATCGTGGAGCAACGCGGCGGTAATGCTGCGGTAGTCAAGGCGCATCCCGGCCAGGATGCGTGCCACCGCCAGGGGATGATAGATGTAGGGCTCACCAGAGCGGCGCCACTGCCCCTCATGGGCCTCGGCACCAAATAGGTAGGCACGATAGACCTCCTTGACCTGAACGGATTCCAGGTACTCGTTGAGGAGGTCACAGAGGTCGCTAGCACGAAAGACGGTGGGCGGCCCCTTCGCGGGACCGGGGCTACGACCACTACCCGTAGAAGAGGATCGGCGTTCCAAGTCAGGCGGTGGGGGTGGGAGGGGTATCATTTTCCCGAAGCTCTTCCTCGGAGACCACCGACTCACTGCTGTGGTCGCGAGCGCTTACCTGATTGAGAATGGAGGGACCGATAAAATCACCAGCGATCTCACGGAGAGCCAACACGGTGGGCTTGTCGTTTTCCGGGGGTACCATGGGATCAGCACCCAGGGTGATCTGGCGTGCCCGCTTGGCAGCGACCAATACCAGCTGGAAGCGATTTTCCACATGCTCGAGGCAATCAGTGACGGTAATACGAGCCATCTTGGAGGGTTCTCTCGGGTTGATGATAAGGTTATTTCGAGAATACTAAAGTTGAGGCGGAGAATACAGCAACCTCACGAGGGGGATTATTTCGGAAATCACTAACTTGGCAATGTTCCATTGCCTCTCTTGGTAATCAATATGTTGCGAAGGTGGAGCGGTAGCCAAGGCAGGATGGGCAGGTAGAGGGAACCTGCCCATCCTCCACGTCAACGCATTGACCTTAGCGGAATAAAAGAAACCGCTAGGGCGACGCCGCTCGGTTACACTCCGGCGGGTTTCATCTGAACCACCATCACCGGACATAGGGCCTGTCCGATAACTCGCTCGGAGACTGACCCCACGAGCAGTCGATCGAGCCCAGTACGTCCGTGACTACCGATCACGATCAAGTCAGCGTGACGTTCCTTCGCCGCTTCCGCAATTACGACATCGGGCGCACCTACTCGTACCTCGGCAGTGACAGTAACACCCGCTTTGGTTAACCAGTCTTTCGCACGATTTACCACGGTCTGGGCGTCGCTCTGGAGACGGGCATCGACGGTAGCCGAGATTGCGGTGACCGGGGTCTGGTAGAGACCCGGTAAACCGACCACGGCCGCAGTAGCCGCGTCAGCATGACGCGAACCATCCACAGCAAGCAATATCCCCTCATTTTTAAAACTTGCCCCGCGTGGCACCACCAACACATTACGGGTGGTGTTACCAATCACCTTGGCTGCGGTACCACCGAGCAACGCACGGCTGAGGTCATACTTGTCGCGGCGTCCCATCACAATGAGATCCATGTTGCTGTATTCCGCCTCCTCAACGATCTCGCGATAGGGTTCCTCACCATGGCCAAGCAATATCTCACATTCCACTCCCGCTGCCGCGGCGC harbors:
- the spoT gene encoding bifunctional (p)ppGpp synthase/hydrolase SpoT, whose amino-acid sequence is MIPLPPPPPDLERRSSSTGSGRSPGPAKGPPTVFRASDLCDLLNEYLESVQVKEVYRAYLFGAEAHEGQWRRSGEPYIYHPLAVARILAGMRLDYRSITAALLHDVIEDTGITKEHLTEEFGHEVAELVDGVSKLTQIKSESRAEAQAENFRKMIMAMARDVRVILIKLADRLHNMRTLEAMPPEKRRIIARETLEIFAPIAHRLGINNIRLELEDLGFAALYPFRYRVLTERVRKARRDRREITEKIENALSRRLTEEGMPARVIGREKHIYSIYQKMRAKGVSFSDVRDLYAFRIIVDRVDTCYRVLGATHNLYQPVPGRFKDYIAMPKANGYQSLHTTVVGPYGVHLEIQIRTEDMAKVADVGIAAHWLYKTGEVVANRAEKKVRKWLRGLLEIQKSSGNSIEFIENMKIDLFPDEVYIFTPRGHIMELPRGATPVDFAYAVHSDVGNRCLSAKIDHRIAPLSTVLMSGQQVEIIVADTARPNPSWLNFVVTAKARSNIRHYLKNLEHGEAVSLGQRMLEKAVTDLSLTLAEIPAETMAALLKELSMDSEDALMEAIGFGKRPAVLVARRLTQGVVRGEGMSIEPKASPNPLVIRGTEGMVVTYGKCCRPIPGDPIMGFVTAGRGIVVHTSLCKTVANYRNRPERWIDVAWEESIERPFAVEIKVAVVNRRGVLATIATHIAEYDCNIENIDMEDRDGQSSTLHFTLSVRDRHHLARIIRRVRGLPDVLRIIRVRR
- the rpoZ gene encoding RNA polymerase subunit omega — its product is MARITVTDCLEHVENRFQLVLVAAKRARQITLGADPMVPPENDKPTVLALREIAGDFIGPSILNQVSARDHSSESVVSEEELRENDTPPTPTA